CCTCTGGCCTCGTCTGCTAAATCTTACCCCAAAGACCTGCTCTAGGGTGCATGCTTCTTGCTTCTGGGGAGGATGAAGGCTGGGCTGACTGCCAGTGATTCAACTTGGCTGCCCAGCAAAGGgatatatgttttctttctttaagattCAAGACTGTCTTCCACAGATGAGTGAGGAGAGGGAGGCATATGCAgactctttttctctttttttaaaaagcagaaaaattctgaactAAGCTGCTTACATTAAAATGTCGTTTTAACTCATAGCTCCCAAACCTTGGgtgctttttctattttataattTCATCTTCTCCTCGGACCTTAAGCTTGAGACATACATACTAAGTGTTTATCTTAAATATATACAGTGACTACAGGGTTGGACTCTCTAGGGATGTTTCCATTTGGGCTTTCTAAAATGCACCAGCCTTCAAGAAGGAAGCTCCTGTATTTGCTTATAGGTGAACATGACATTTAGGCTGGTACCCTAGGACCTGTTGTTCAGTCTCTTTACAGATCTGTGCCGGCTCTGCTAAGAATGCTAGAAGCAACACTGTTGCTTAATGCAGTGATTAGAATGCCTATATTTGATTTGCAGTAGTTTTCATTGTTCACAGCATTGTCAGTGCTGTGAACTGTGAAACCTGAACTCTTGGCCTCTGTGCCACCTTAGCAaacctgctctttttttcctttcaaaatccCTGTCCCTTGTGAGTAGCTGATTCCATCTTACCACAGTGATGCCTTTGCAAAACTTCTCAAGGCCACTACTGATGTAAAGACAAATGGCTGTGTGTCATGACTAGTCTTTTGAGGCGTCTCTGTgcagtcatttttcatttcttgtatACTGTTGCCAGTGCAGTACAACATGAtcccaaattcattttttccttctggtctTAGTGCTGGAATATACTTGGTAATGGGCTAGTGTCATGCAAACGGAAATAGGGAGTAGGGGAGAAGATGTAATTTCGTGGAGATCCCAGTTATCTATATTTTATGGCCATAATCTCTGGAGGGGGTAGGGAGAGAGGGGGAGGCAAAGCTCAAGGCTTGCATCTAGCTGGAAGTCAGGAGCTAACATGCTGGGTAGGTAGGTTGCTTGATTGTGGGCAGATACTGGCAGAAAGCCTGCTCTTTCACTGTAGAGGAGCAAAAGCTTTGTGCTACAAGATCAATTTGATAATAactgggatatttttttcctgcattaaaGGGTTTGATTATCCCATTTACGGCAAGTGCAGTCATGGAAATGCCCTGCAGACTGTGCATGCAGTAGTACTGGCTAGAGACTACTGCAGTTCATGACTGTACAAAAGGTATTTTGATGTGTGTGCAAGCGAAGAGAGAGTAGGAGCAAAGAACCTATGACTGGCCAATTGAgggaaatgctttatttctagATTTGAGAGTTAAAGCTAAACATCATTTCTCTTGCTCCAACAACTGACCAGGAGATAAATGTTAACACATTTATCTTAAGTGTTTCTAAATGGCTTTTTTGGGGGCATGAAGAATTAATCTGTTTCTAGGAGATGGGATCTTTCCTCTTTTAGGGAAGGTTGTTCTGAGCTAGGGGTGAGAAATGTTGCCATCTgcctactggaaaaaaaatgagaagaccTTATTTGTATACCCATATTGTCATCTCCTATaggaaaaattcttttcctccttgtaAAGTTAcatcaaaatagtattttctttatgaattcTGCTGAAAGTACCCTTGGAGAATTCTGCTTctcataatttcattttgtcttaTCCATATATTGATAAATCCTAGCgccattagaaaaatattaagtgtaCCTCTTTTGATAATGACCCATAAAATCTCAGCTGGATTGCTGCATAGTTACAAAAGCTCTTCAAGTACACTTGATTTCCTTTATCCATGCTAgattaaaaagggagaaagactATCTTACAGAAAAGTGCTTTCAGTCATTACAGCAAGGAATTGGAAAGATTCTACATGCTTTCTTTAGCCCAATTACACTATAAGTCCCTCATCGGTATGAGGAGGAGGTGGTTGGGATGCAGCCAGCAGGCTCACCTAGGATCTTCAAGGCTTGCTGATAAGCAGTTGTACATGGCAGTCTGCAGGTTGCCGGTAAGGCTCATGTGTAGACTCAGGAACATGCAGTGCTCTTGGGGCCTCCTGCAGCTGCCCATCAAAGACAGTATAACCATAACTTCTCAGCATTGGCATTGTCTAAAGCCCAGTGAAGTCGATCAAAGGACCTGTGGAAAATTCCATGACACCTGTGGTTTCCTCTGGGTCTCCATTCTTCACCTCTTAAAAAGGATGCCTTTTGGAGTTCTTTCATCTTACTTTGTTATTCTGTATGCTCTGGGAGCTCTTTGAGACAAGGCTGTTTCCTACATTACCTAGTGCATTAGGGTATCTTGATGCTGTCAcaacacaaatgaaaaagattatAAATATGTTGATCAGTCTGTTATATGAGAAACACTATTGGGGTAACCACAGCATTGTGTAGCCTGAGTGTGTTTGAATTTGGAGGAACTCAGAACTGCAGCCATTTCACTACTGTATTGGAAAAGAACTTGGGTCTCAGAGCATCTTACCAGAATACTTGCTTGTACACATGTGTCTGTGTTCTCACCCGCTTAATAGAAAGACACATTTTAGGAAGGATGCGCAACCAGAAAAAACGGGTAACAACCTCAGCAATGAAATGGAGCAGTTTGAGCTACTGCTGCAGTATGTATGGCCAGCCAGTCTAGGACATGCAGAAGGGTGGCAAAATGACAAGACAAGGATTTTTGGAGCTGTGCTGGCCTATCTGCGTTTATCCCATCTTCACAATTGCTTGGAAACATGCTTTTACTATGGTAGTGCTAGGAGATGGCTGTTGTCTGAAAGAGCTGGATTTGGTTGAGGGCAGAGCTGTCTGTAATATTGGAAGACGAAGGATATGACAAGGCACTGTATTGGCACAGAAAACTAATTTTGTAGATACAGACTGGAGAGTAGCAGTAGATTCTTTGTCCTGGATGTGTTGACTAACAGACTACCAAATAgccaaaggatttttttttttctttttaatatgttgGTATTTGAAGATGTATCCTGTGAGTCATCATTATGACGAGCATCTGAAAAGGGCAGATATGCTCCTAGGTTGTATTGAAAGAGAGATTTCCACTCAACAGAGGGAGATATAAATACCATTGCCTAAAGCCCTGCAGAGCCCTCATCTGAAACACAGCCGCAGCCCACCAGCTCCCAGAAAGACTCACTCAAACTGGAGAAGGGCTTACAGGAATAATTGGAGCAGCAGGGTGCCCATTGCATGAAAGGAATTAAATGCAGTATTCCAACCCTGAAAACAAGAGCCAAGAAGGGATATGATGTCTCTCCATGGGCACTTCAAAAGTACAAACACCAGAGAGAGAAGCTAACGTAGTGCCAGGACTCCGAGTATACAACCAGTCATAAATATGCCATAAATAAGCAGAGGCTGGGAATTAGGAAGGGGGAGTGGACCCAGCAAAGGTGCGTTGTTCTGCAGGCTCCTCGTCGGAACTGCTGGGGTGAAGGACCTGGCTCGCCTAGATGATGAATGAGCCGGGGGAGGGTCTCCACCGTGGCTGTGACAGTGGGtcattgccccccccccccaactcagAAGGGGGACCACAGCATGCGTGATCCCATCACCATCCTCCAGCACAATGAGGTGAGTGTTGCTACTGTGCAAGAAATACGGAGTGGTTTCAGCAGGTGGGTTCGGCAGTCCTCTGCTCCCTCTTTATGCTAGTTTTGAGCATTAAAAATCTCTCAACCTAATGAGATTATGTCTTAATGGAGGTTAATGGTTGTCAATCCTGTTAGGAGCATCGCAACTCAGAGCTGTCACTCAGAGGCATCACTCAGAGGCGTTTCACTTGTGTAAGTCTGCTCCTCTCGGTCTGACTGACCGAGAAATCCCTCCTGGATTGCACCACCCAGACTGTGCTTTGTTTCAGCATCTGACCCTGCACTTTCGTATTTATGGAAAAGGCACATACCATTTCTTGGGTGTCTGTGGGGTACTGTCTGCACCCCGGGAATCAATCCACTTTAGAGCCTGGGGCACAACAAAGTTTTCTGGCTGTTTGGCTTGATATTCAGTGACCAAAAAGGAAATTAGATTCTGTTGCACCCTACCATGTGTCTATGTAGTTTAAAATCTTTGTTTGAGGGGCTAGTGTGCCTTAAGATTGACAATTTATCCTCAGTGGTTTCTGTTTCCTTCTAAAGCTGCGGACTAGTTTGctgttccttttttattctaaCATCTGCctgccactgatttttttttaaaaaagaagagaaaaaaaaatataaagagtGACTAACTTCTCTAAATTCCTTGGATAAAAAGTCAGAAATCTGTATAGTGAGGCTAAGTTCCCAGCCCAATAAAACCGGGGCTGATACGGATGAGTTTTACAGCTGGAGTGGTTGCAGTATCCTGCACGGCTGCATGGTGTTTTCTGAGCGATGCTCCTTCCAACTCGAGCAGCAGACAAATTCCAGTTTGTGAGTCTGGAGGATGCCGATATCCCCGTTATCGGGGGATAAACTTGCAGAACTGGGAAGGGGAAGCTGCTGCTCGGTGGGGAAGTTTTTCCCCACTCGCGCCACCAGCAACGCTGCAAGGGAGGGGAGAGCCCTGCTGACCATAGAGTTGCGCCTCACCCCACATTACAGAGAGACTCATTTTGAGTCCCGTCCTCTCTATGCTCAGCCGCCTTCCCCACCCTTCCGGCGGCAGCGGCTCATACTGCGCACGCGCAGCGCAGCCTTCCTTCTCCGCCCCGCCGGCAAGATGGTGAGTGGCGtcgggggcgccgcggcccatCCGCCGCCatccgcgccgcggggccgagcggggctggcggcgctgCGCGCGTCTGTGCGCCCGCGGGGAGGCCTCGCCCTGCGCTCGGGGTGCGCGGCGGAGGATCgagcggggcgctgcggggcggcggcgaggctGATGCCGGTTTGTCTCGCTGCAGGCCAAGCGCACCAAGAAGGTTGGGATCGTGGGTAAATACGGGACCCGCTACGGTGCGTCCCTCAGGAAAATGGTGAAGAAGATCGAAATCAGCCAGCATGCCAAGTACACCTGCTCCTTCTGTGGCAAGGTGAGAGACCGCCTGCCCCAAACCCTGCTGCGGCGGTTGGCGTGAGAAATGCAGTTATTGCTTCAGTaatttttctgctggaaaagcaATAACGCCGCTCGCTTTGAGACAGTGACTGGTTCTCTGAAATCTAGGCTGCTGTCAAAGCCTCTTCTGGCTTTTAAAGTAAAGAGACTTTAACAGACGTTTCAGGATTCATGGTCTGTGGTagttaaatgaaaacaagcttagattatttttcattatgcaAAGGAGTGAGAAGTGTAGACTATACATTTTAGATACCTAATAAAAATACCTGACAAAACTAAAATAACGCACTTGTTATACgtggcttgattttttttttccattagcttTACAGCTTATTTGGGGGAAGCAGAGAGCTTACTTCTTCCCCATTAATTTTTTGACTGCAGGttgttatataaatataaaagtatTTGTGCATTGTATAGCTCTGGGTAGGGAGGAATGACTGGATAAAATTATCTTATTTACTCTTGCACATGACCAAATCTCAGTTTATAGTTTGGGTCTTGACAGTTTGAGAGGTCCATCAGCTTGTTCTTTATCCAAGTAATTTCTATTAATATTGCTAATACAGGTGTTCTTAAGTGTCTGGAAATTGGAAAAACTTTGTCTGTTTTTTGTGTTGAAGATCTTTCAAGTGAAATGTATTGGTTTGATAACCCTGTTTTCAACTATAGCGTAAATCTGTTACAGGCAAACCCATTGTCATCCTTGCAATATAATGGTCTTCCATAGGTGAAAAGAATTTGGGACCTATCTCACTCTTCTGATGTTCTTTGTAGGGATTCCAGTCTAGAGCAATTTGAGAATGTCCAGGTAAAACTAGTAATATGGGTGCCAAATTGGTGGTAGTAAGCTAGAAATAGCACCAGGTGAGAATAGCAGTTAAttccactatttttttccctcagagaGCTGAATTGATGATAGTGTATTTCTAAATACACTTAGTGTTTTGTATCTGAATGAAAAAACGTTTCAGaaggacttctttttttctgttttaagtgatctaaataaaagcatttatctTTGTGTGTTCTAAATAGGCTTATAGTCAGGGCTGTGGTGTGATGCTGAAATCCTCatctgaagtttgttttttgaagtaaTTCTAGAACATACATTGTTGTTTTTCTAGGTGATAGTGCatagttgtgttttgttttattacagaCTAAAATGAAGAGGAAGGCTGTGGGTATCTGGCACTGCGGATCTTGCATGAAGACAGTTGCTGGTGGTGCCTGGACTTACAAGTAAGGAAATGTGGtatcttctttgttttcatgtaGCTGATATGTTATGCAatactttatttacttttctttttttaaagttatagCTATTAAGGAGAGCTGTCTGTCTGACTTAGTGAcatgtgcagatttattttctcttgcattgTTAAAATTTGATTGGAATTTTATGTACTTCAAATTTTTGCCAATATCTTTTGTCCAGCTTCTGTGAATATTACGTTTCATCTACGATATTACTACTTCTGTTTTTGGTGGGTCCCTCCAAAGTTTCATCACCATTCTGGACTTTTCCAGAGCAGTTATTTtacttacaaaacaaaacaaaaaaagaaaaaaaacttaagttGTGGATCTTCCCCAAAGCTTCAACAAAACAAATCCAGGCATCTGCAAAGGGTGAAACAAATGTTAATATGTAAGCGGTTTCTCTTCTGCCTCAATAATAGTAGCATTTCTTACTGGAGATGTGACAACTCTTACTTGTATGAGGTATTATACTTGAGCTAGTTTTTTGATGACGttggaagagcagaaagaatgaTTTAGCCTGTCCAGCCATCTCAGGGCATAATGAGTTGTACGGATGCCATCAGATACCTATTTGACCTATTCATAAAGAGCTGCAAGTGCTTATAAGAAATTAAGCCTCTTACCTGgggattatttttccttctgattctTTTGACTATAGataagtttttttgttttttttttttctttctgttaaaacCATTAAATCATTAACTTCGTGATGTCACCCTTGCTTATATCCTTTCTTTACTCTCCACCCCCTTAATTCTGGTAGGAAACACAATTAGCCCACACATAGTGTCCTTGTAAGAAAGAAGTGAAATGCATAGAGTAGAATTGGTTCTATTTCGTGTGGAATTTGGACATCAAGCTTTGCAGGTAATTGTGGTTGTATGTTCCCCTTTAGATTTGCTGCAGTGTTGTGTCCTTTTGTACTTCAGTATCACATGATTTGTGATTTCTTGTCTGTGTCCACAGTTTGAAATGTGTTGCTGTGGCTAAGGATCAGAGCGCACGTCCCTGTGCACGTGGTCCATGCATATGCCATAATTCGAGTTCAAATGCAGCTTGTAAAATTACATGTGCTTAGACACAGGCCTACACTTTGTCATGGAAATCAAAGTGGAATTATGCTCTGTCGATAATGAAATCAAGCAATATTTGAAATTGTtctgtctaaaaaaaaaaataaaaaaatgctgggGTGGGATGTTCTTCTATTGCAGCGTGCAAataattctgcttctttttccagTACCACCTCTGCAGTGACAGTCAAATCTGCAATCAGAAGACTGAAGGAATTAAAAGACCAGTAGAAGCTGCATCCTGTTCttgtgaaatgtattttttcaacaCTCTCAAGATCTGTGCTTTTACCAATAAAACATGGATTGAAACTATGTTCATCTTTCTGTAAAAAGTCCTGTCTTTCTGGCTGCTCTGTGTTTGTAGGTATAATTTTAGAGGCATTGATAGTTTTACCTGATGATTGAATAGCTCTTGTTGTGGAttaagctgttttaaaaacaaacaaacaaaaacttttcaGTTAATTGTATGCTCTGGTTCTGTTGCCCAAATCTGTGAGGTGAATTGGAGGAAAACTTAAAACAGCTGTGAAGGAGCCTGGGGAGCTTTGATATATGCTCATCTCTGTGCCTTGAGGCCTGGTGGAGCAAATGAGTAGAGGAATGGACAGCTGTGAGAGGAGGGAATATGTTTGCCTCTTTCTGTTTTATCCTTGGGGGTTAGGGCGTGTGCTGCAAGATGGAGAGAGGCAAAACGCTGTGGCTGGCTTTGCGAGACTGAAATCGTACAAGAGCAACTCTCTTTCTCCATTAATCCATTGCTGTCACTACTTCCTTGCTCTGTCTGGCTTGCTCTTACACGAGGCTGCTGTGTCTGCCTGTTCAGGTTCCTGAATCCATATTAAACTGAAACAGTAAAAGCTTCTTGCTGATCCAATTACTGGGACATTCAGTCTTGAGTTAATAATTGTCTGCAAATCACCTCTTCAGACTCAAGATAACGAAACATTTTTTTACAGTCTGCTTGTCAGGTGAGTTTGGATTCAGTGTGAGGTTATGGGTTTGTTTTTGTCTGTTATTTTTGGTGACTACAGCACCTTTTCTGTCCTTAGCAGTACAGGTCTTGATAATAACCTTTGGCCTCTGGAGGAAGAACAGCAAGCGGGTAACATAGTGGCTGCTAACTCTTGCTCCAGCATTGTCTTTAAATGGGCTTGGGTTAGTGCTGAGCTACAATGATGCTGTTAATGAGCCTgatatctttgaaaaatatattcagaacaGATTTTGGAACAGAAAACTACCTTCAAAGCTGGAAAAAGCCTGCCTGGGGCTCAGAGGTTTAACTTCAGTGTTCCTGAACTTGTTTtctaaacctttttttttccagtgctgtaaattttttttttttttttttttttttttttttttttgtgaagtaaAATTAGATAATCAAGTGTCCAGTGTCCTTCATACTAAGCTGTATCTCCTACACATTGCCTTGTAAAGGCAGAGGCAGGTACTTGGGTAACTTCTATCTCTAGTTACTTCTTTAGAGGCCAGGATATCAAGGGTTGGAGGGAGGAGCATGTGGCAAGGGCAGCATACATACAGCCTTCAACGTCTGTCAGTTGTGCTTTCCAGGAACTTTTTAGAGATGctgcttttaaatacaaagcattTCTGAACTATAAGAAAAACTAAGTGGTTTTAAATCGGTGCCTGAAGGGCAAAGCGAAGTTGTGTGGAAAGAAGCTGGGAGGGTAAACAGTAGTCTTGCATTTAACTGGTGGGTTTGGAGCAGGCGCCTGGGCAGGGTGCTCTGGGGAATGAGACTGGAAGGAGGATGGGTAGAAAGGTGCTGGGAGGCACTAGTGGATTCTCAGCTGCCCCCTCCAAGGCAGCTCTTCCTtccctggccctgctggagGGGATCGTGCAGCAGCTCCATCGGAAGAGATGCCCTGTGTGCAGGGTAGGGGGTCCTCCTCCGCGGGGAGCTGGTGTAAATCCTGGGGGAGAGAGCACTTTGCACACTTCTCACCATGACCTGCTTCATTTCTGCCTCAGCGCAGGGTGGTGGAATTGTGTGGTGGGTTTAAAGTGCTGTTGGCAATGGGTGGATCCCCTTTGAAGCATTTTCATATACGTAAGTGAACATACATACATGAATGAACACCACTGTGACAATCTGCTTTCAGATAGGAGATGGTCCATAAGTGTGTCCTCTTTGCAGGGTTGCTAAAGAAACCTGCAATTTTAAGAAACTTTTAAACTGAAGTctgtctgctgctgctattGCTGTCACTGCATGGCATTCCTGCAGGAGCTTTCCCTAGGTACTTGTCTGGCATTCTGGTTTAGGCAGACCAGCTGCCCTGAGCGCTGCTCTTGCTAGTACTGGTTTGTGTTGGCCGCAGCACAAAGGTGTGGCTTTGGGGTGCTGCTTCCAAACTGTCTTGAACTTTCTTTTCAGATGCAAAGAAGCTTCTGCTCCCTTGGGGGTGGCTTGTGCACTGGCAAGTGGGTAACTGGAAAGCACTGGCCTTTTTCCTGTTGGCTCCTCCCGCTGCAGAGAGGATGAATGGTGTGTGGGGTTGCTACAGTCTTGGAGCTGCTATGAGAGTATCTCAGCTCTCTGAATAACAGCTATTGACCTGCCTCAGTGAGTTTGTTAAGGGACATTGCCCCTAGCTTTGGGTTACACACGTATAGAAGGTTATGAAGTGCTGTAGTCTGGGAGCTGATTTGAACCATCTTTCAGGGGGACCTCTGAGAGAAGGAAGGGCTGGGGAGTTGGCCTGAAAGCCCTATGGGGGCTGATGTTGATGCTCAGATCTATAGGCTCTAGATGCTAAGAAACAGCTCTGTGTCCTCCTAGTACCCCAGGAAAGGAGTGGAGATACCAGATGCCAGCTCACCTGGAGATGAGGGAACTCAGAGGATTTTGGCCAAATGTCTGTGCATCATGTTGGGAGAGTGCTCTCCAGAAAGTTTCTGAGCAAGGACAACACTGCATGCTAGGAACGtgaatcaaaataaatgcaactcTTGCTACATTAAGGATATATTTGATTGAATTGTGAGCCCTTTTGTGCACTGCTGATTTTAAGTTCATCATATGAAAGTCTTCATTGGTAAAACAACTGCTGTGCTTGGGGTGGAAGCAGTGCTGTTGCTGCAGTTGTACAGCTCTCGTGTTCACTCTGCAGAGGTGCTATGTTTCTCTATGGAGGTAATGTACAGCTAACCGAGGCAGAGGGAGACCCAGTAGCTCTGAAACAGCAGCCCAGTTTCCTGGGCAGCAGGCTTGAGGACAGGAGGGGGAAACGCcgtattttctttaaagctgaaGGGGAGGTCTAATGCCATCTGGATCAGATACTCCTACTGGAGCAAAACTTTGCATGAATTTGTAGCGATAACAGGATCATGGGATGTGATTCATCTGACACAGGAAAGTCAGTGCTATACCTTTCTAGTCTGCCAGAGGAAAGTGCTACTCTGTCCTTGGAATAGATGCAGATCTGCTTAAGAGTGTCCCATTCTCTTCTGGAGTTCGAAGGCCACTGGAATGAGTCCTTGAGTGGCAAGCTGGTCATCATGCTCCTGGGGGGTTCAAATACACTTGCTGTCTCTAAGCCCGCAGCTGGCTATGAATAGCTGTTGCACAGAGTTGTGTGTTACCAGATCTCATGGCTCCCAAAATGAGGTATCTCTACAAGGTGAAAAGCGTTGTTTTGTATTTTGCCTCTTGTTTTTGAATTAGTGTTCTTGGATTGCACTTCcatgcctttctctttccagctcCCTGAATGTGGAGATCTGATTCTGTGCTCCTTGTGGAGTCTTCATTAATGCTCTAATTACAATATGGGGCTTCTCATTAAAGCCTATCCAACTGCTATGAAGTAGCAGCTTATTAGCTGGTGCAGAGAGTATCTTTACTGCCTTGATAACCCAGGTGATTTCACAGgttgtgttttatttaaggTGACTTCTGTTCCTGCTGAGGAAGATATTAACTCTCTTTCAGATTAGTATTTGTAGAGGATGGAAGCTTGGTGGGGCAGAAGTAAGAACAGAAGATCAGGACGGAGTTTGGCCTCATGCACTGTGCCTACAGTGCTCCTGGGGCTGTCACATTTTGAGTGTTGTGATACCCTAGTCGTCTCTCGAGTGTGGGCTTTTGTAGCAGTCAGCCTTAAGGGCTGCCAGTAGGATAGGATATAAGacagaggagggaggaaagatgAAAGATGCTTGTGGTAGGAGCAGTGTTTGCTGGCAATGCTGCAAGCAGCCAGTGGGCGACACTGCTGCTCTGTTAGTCAAAGTTGCAaggctgcttttttatttatttatttgtttcttcttcatttcctttcccatcTCTGTTCACCTGTACACCTGCTGCTTAGTTTCTTGGCTCAgtatttctttcacttccctCACCCCCTGCAACTGAACACAACAGTACTTTTACACTGGAACAGGAGTCTGTACCGAAAGACATCAGGAGATAGTAATGTGGAGATTGGGGCTAGGGGTTTTGTTATCACCTCTTAAGAGTTGTAGTTGTCTTTATTCTGTTAACCCTGTATCCACCTTAGgagattttgaaatatcaaCTGCATGATTTGGCCAGGTAATCatcaaaaatttatttcttttggaaatctAGGCTGAAAACAATTTCTCGGTAACTTTACTTACTACTTTCCATATACTTGTAGTTGAGTCTGAGCCTTAGCCAGGAACTTGAACAAAGTCATGCTAGATGCTGTACAAGGATGAAACAAAGTGCTGGCACCTGTCCTGAAGGTCTGAGCTTAAGGTAGTGTCTTATCCATCTGGACTGCTATAGCTTTGGGAATTGAAGGAGGATTTGATGGAAAGGGTGACTTTGAATCTGACTGACTGTTCTGTAATGTGGCCAAATGGGGTGAACTTCAGTTGTTTTTGAAGAGCAGATGGGAAGGGGACAGCTTTTTCAGAGCAATCTGTCCATCTCACAGGGCTTTTTGCAGTATCAGGGATACAACAAAGGAGGGTGATGGGTATTATCAGTAACAGGTAGGTGCTTTGGCAGCCTAATGGCCCTCGGAAACCAAAGATGCAAATGCCTCAGGGCAGCTCTCCTCATTCTGATGTCCGTCACTTACGCATTTATCTGCTTCTGAAAGGGAGAGAAATGCCTAAACTTTTCCCTGTTTGAGCTTCCTGCTTGCTAGCAGGCTTTTTGATCTGTAGGGAACCTCAGGTGACCTGTAGCAAATCAAAGaactgggggtggggggtggtgTACAAATACCATTTGTACTTGTTATGCTTCATGCAAAGGTTTGTTGCGCTCTAGCGCTCACTAGGCTGCAAAAAACTTCAGCCACAGGTATCGGTTGTGCGTTGTGTATCATGACCTGAGGACAGTGCAAACTCAGGCAGTGTTCAAGGACCTccttttggctttgttttttacTTGGGGAGCTTACCATAAGGGAACCTGTCAGTTACAAGCAATGGATGCCATGCTTCAAGGAGCAGATCCTTGTGCAATTTCTAACTTTAATGAACAGCAAATGTCTCATACTCTCACCATTTACTTGGCTGCCTTCATCCTTGTCCAAGATCTAGGGCTACCAGTTGCTTTCCTGAGCTGCTTCTTACGTGTTCCCCTATACTGTATCTCAGGAAGGCTTACAGCTTCAAAAACAAGAGTGACCAGTGCAGGTGAGTTACATTCCTTGGGCAGATATAGTCTGtcctggaaatattttctaggTCCCTTCTTAAGGAGGAAGGAGCTTCAGGGACACAGTTAGttgctggctctgcagcttgCAGTGTTGGCCAGTGGAAGTCAGCCAGGGCTGCAGTGTGATGTGAGTGCCAGCTTAATGGGCTACAACCCACTATCGAATTTCATGtgctttcagctgctgctcATCTCACCTCAATGTTCACCAGCTCCCTCCAGGAATGCTGTCCTGGTGAGTGGGTCAGCAGCATCACAGGGCTGGCAGTACAGCTCCCACCAAAGTGGGGAGGCCAGCATATCTCTGtgcttcccagctctgcagcatggGCCGTGGATTTGTTTAGAGAAATGATGTTAAGAAGTGACACGCAGTGGTATGAGACTGTGTTTCCAATGGCTCATGGAGAGAGACTCACGTGCTTGAAACTGGCCccactgctttgaaaatgggCAGTTGCCATCAGtaacatttttcctctgtatat
This DNA window, taken from Rhea pennata isolate bPtePen1 chromosome 6, bPtePen1.pri, whole genome shotgun sequence, encodes the following:
- the RPL37A gene encoding large ribosomal subunit protein eL43; translated protein: MRDPITILQHNEPPSPPFRRQRLILRTRSAAFLLRPAGKMCRFVSLQAKRTKKVGIVGKYGTRYGASLRKMVKKIEISQHAKYTCSFCGKTKMKRKAVGIWHCGSCMKTVAGGAWTYNTTSAVTVKSAIRRLKELKDQ